One window of the Leptospira ryugenii genome contains the following:
- a CDS encoding alpha-2-macroglobulin family protein, which produces MVLYLLSAEKKKPILQSIDEKILPKQSPISDSLEDMKFRKISRLSSFLFCFLLFVHQSDSQSNGLSIELFSPTEFTKQVKQVQVRFSEPMVSLGDPRPKEDLFDIDCPLPGKARWLDSLTWVYEFEQELPGGVVCKFRAKQTVLSLKGKALVGQKEFGFHTGGPSIQYTHPYSGNSVDEDQYFVLQLDAEPVIDTVLKYAFFYLPELNSQIGIEMVGKKERELALKSHGFTNDAKTLVIKAKQNFLPEKPIQLVWGKGIKAKLGGEVSQEEVHQFTVRPAFSVNFSCERVNAKANCIPILPMSLSFNASVLRKDLQKISLRGADGTMYPSSVSKEVPGEEGSFYVSFAGPFPESSEFTIEIPNELRDEMGRKLANQESFPLKVKTGEFPPLAKFAAQFGILESKANPALPVTVRNLEAQLPLKKLGLVVNAASQKSLDPLEIMKMFQAMSKHKREQSIFAKKLFKDNPENQTLPKPNGKKPMEVVGIPLPGPGFYLFELSSDVLGNNLLEKKGKMYVISSALVTNLSIHFKWGGESSLVWVTSLDKAEPEALAIVKVMDCKGNIRANGVTNKDGIFKFGKIVGEIPYCGYHELGSGLTIFAEKSGDISFASSNWDKGIEAWRYNLPSYSYHDGSEVQTVVLDRTLFRSGETVHLKHIRRSHSIQGLLASDPNRYPKKVVISHEASGEKFSSPLVWSFPGSAESEFQIPKKAKLGTYRVYYPASMDDDSYGETVASFKVEEFRLPVLKGGIQVITDKAHLVSPNQIKLDLNLQYLSGGGAANHPIKLRAQINPSYFRVKDEYENFHFQPEKIEVGKVRLSSYEEETEERTETKNELKTESFNLDEKGFLSHTYKDLGPWEEEKHFDVEMEYLDPNGEIQTIARRFEVHANDVRLGIQPKGWMFTKEKVEMQILAIDLDQKPKRNQKILVKAYSQVYYSNRKRLVGGYYAYEHYREVKDLGNFCQGKTNEQGILFCEGKAPTSGEVLFVAETEDDRGKKTNSGYSVYVADSEEIWFEASDHNRMDILPEKNHAEIGEVLKVQLRSPFREANALVTIEREGVIDSMIVPVSGKDPVIQIPIKKEYAPNIYISVLLLRGRVGEPKPTGLVDLAKPSFRLGLAPVQVGWKPFQLQVQVETEKNQYKVRDSVTAKIQVKDSLGRIPKAGGEILVAVVDEALLELSPNPTWNLIEKMMGLRGHDVSTATAQSQIIGKRHFGLKAKPPGGGGGKSPTRSLFNTLVFWKGKVLLDKDGKASVSFPLNDSLTSFKIVAVASSGVYEFGTGTKSIQTNQNIQSFSSLPEVVREGDRFQHEFTLRNAGEESQAVKVILSVVDTNLGTGKKSEAKKESQEETLLPGSTKPFVWLWEVPKGIQEREFLLEVKDTSGQILDKLSIKQKVQPVLKESVFMAGFQQWETKIQETLKSPEDAEGESNFKVSVSPTLFGNFKTVESYFQTYPYHCLEQRISQAIGLKDKNRWSSIDDELSSYLDENGLAKFFPSMNHGSELLTAYVLTSAKLAGYEWKPEVSQRMLEGLNGYLGGYVPGEPWSFGADTILRRIIVTEAISRYHVLKWDQVSSLANQIELLPTSSLVDLSEILSRTENVNPTVKSRLANALRNRLNLQGSEMGIADQNFPSPWWILGSKDYTSARLLIWTLREPSYERDRSRLVKGLLKRQIRGRWDTTLGNAYAVLALGMAAKLLESEKVESGFLKLRESNREIALDPNKRDSVSIAVKSQEKSLEIDYDGKGKPWVFWQASSKIPLKKPLNAGYSVNRTIQAVSQKTEGKFTRGDVIRIRLEIQADSDKTWVVLEDPIPSGSIHMGRGLSRESKMLESGSISQVDTVSPSWEERTFSLYRAYFEYLPQGKHTIEYQIRLGQAGSYSLPNVRVEAMYSPEVFSESPVPAMQILP; this is translated from the coding sequence TTGGTTCTATATTTGCTTTCGGCAGAGAAAAAGAAACCAATCCTCCAATCCATAGACGAGAAAATCCTTCCCAAACAAAGTCCCATTTCAGATTCTTTGGAAGATATGAAATTCCGAAAGATCTCTCGTCTCAGTTCATTTCTCTTCTGCTTCTTACTCTTTGTACACCAAAGTGATTCCCAATCAAATGGACTTAGTATTGAATTGTTCTCACCCACAGAATTCACAAAACAAGTGAAACAAGTTCAGGTTCGTTTTTCGGAACCAATGGTGAGCTTAGGAGACCCGAGACCGAAAGAAGATTTATTTGATATTGATTGTCCATTGCCTGGGAAAGCTCGTTGGTTAGATTCTTTGACTTGGGTCTATGAATTTGAACAAGAATTACCTGGAGGTGTTGTCTGCAAGTTTCGAGCAAAACAAACTGTCCTCTCACTCAAAGGAAAAGCACTAGTAGGGCAAAAGGAGTTTGGCTTTCATACTGGTGGGCCCTCCATCCAGTATACCCATCCTTATTCTGGAAATTCAGTTGATGAAGACCAGTACTTTGTACTACAGCTAGATGCGGAACCAGTGATTGATACTGTATTAAAGTATGCCTTTTTTTATTTACCAGAATTGAATTCACAAATTGGGATAGAGATGGTAGGCAAAAAAGAGAGAGAACTTGCTTTAAAAAGCCATGGATTCACCAATGATGCGAAGACTCTTGTCATCAAAGCAAAACAAAACTTTTTACCGGAAAAACCAATTCAATTGGTTTGGGGAAAAGGGATCAAAGCAAAATTAGGTGGAGAGGTCTCTCAAGAAGAAGTCCACCAATTCACTGTTAGACCAGCTTTCTCAGTAAATTTCTCATGTGAACGAGTTAATGCAAAAGCAAATTGTATACCGATTTTGCCAATGAGCCTTTCCTTTAATGCATCGGTACTTAGGAAGGATCTTCAAAAGATAAGTTTACGAGGAGCTGATGGTACAATGTATCCATCCTCTGTCTCAAAAGAGGTTCCAGGAGAGGAAGGTTCGTTTTATGTCAGTTTTGCGGGACCATTCCCAGAATCATCCGAATTTACAATTGAGATCCCAAATGAATTGCGTGATGAGATGGGCCGCAAATTGGCCAACCAAGAAAGTTTCCCTTTGAAAGTAAAGACAGGGGAGTTTCCCCCTTTAGCTAAATTTGCAGCACAATTTGGAATTTTAGAATCCAAAGCAAATCCTGCCCTTCCCGTAACAGTCCGAAATTTGGAAGCCCAACTTCCTCTCAAAAAACTCGGATTAGTTGTGAACGCAGCCAGCCAAAAGAGTTTAGATCCGCTTGAGATCATGAAAATGTTCCAGGCCATGAGTAAACACAAACGGGAACAAAGTATTTTTGCAAAAAAACTCTTTAAAGACAACCCGGAAAACCAAACCCTTCCCAAACCGAACGGAAAGAAACCCATGGAAGTTGTTGGAATTCCGCTTCCTGGCCCAGGTTTTTATCTCTTCGAATTGTCGAGTGATGTATTGGGAAACAATCTCTTAGAAAAAAAAGGGAAGATGTATGTTATCTCATCCGCTCTTGTTACCAATTTATCCATTCATTTCAAATGGGGTGGAGAGAGTTCTCTTGTGTGGGTAACGAGTTTAGACAAGGCAGAACCTGAGGCTTTGGCCATTGTGAAGGTAATGGACTGTAAAGGCAACATTCGTGCCAATGGAGTCACAAATAAAGATGGTATCTTCAAGTTTGGAAAGATAGTTGGTGAGATTCCCTACTGTGGTTACCATGAATTGGGAAGTGGTTTGACAATCTTTGCCGAGAAGTCTGGCGATATTTCTTTTGCTTCCAGCAATTGGGATAAAGGAATCGAAGCTTGGCGTTATAATCTACCTTCTTATTCATACCATGACGGAAGTGAAGTACAAACCGTTGTATTGGATAGGACTTTATTTCGATCTGGCGAAACTGTTCATTTAAAGCACATTAGACGCTCACATTCCATCCAAGGCTTATTAGCATCTGACCCAAACCGATATCCGAAAAAGGTTGTGATCAGCCATGAGGCTTCAGGAGAAAAGTTTTCGAGTCCATTGGTTTGGTCATTCCCAGGAAGTGCAGAATCAGAATTTCAAATCCCTAAAAAAGCAAAATTGGGAACGTACAGAGTCTACTATCCTGCTTCTATGGATGATGATAGCTACGGTGAGACGGTCGCCAGTTTTAAAGTAGAGGAGTTTCGATTGCCTGTCTTGAAGGGGGGCATACAAGTAATAACTGACAAAGCACATCTTGTCTCGCCTAACCAAATCAAATTGGATCTAAACCTTCAATACCTTTCAGGAGGTGGTGCTGCAAACCACCCCATCAAACTCCGCGCTCAAATCAATCCAAGTTATTTTCGTGTGAAAGATGAATATGAAAATTTTCACTTCCAACCAGAAAAGATCGAGGTGGGAAAGGTAAGGCTAAGTTCTTATGAAGAGGAAACAGAAGAAAGGACTGAAACAAAAAATGAGTTAAAAACCGAATCTTTTAACTTGGATGAGAAAGGATTTCTTTCCCATACCTACAAAGATTTAGGTCCATGGGAGGAAGAAAAACACTTCGACGTGGAGATGGAATATTTAGATCCGAATGGAGAAATACAGACCATTGCAAGACGATTTGAAGTACATGCAAATGATGTCCGTCTTGGTATCCAACCCAAAGGGTGGATGTTTACAAAAGAAAAAGTTGAGATGCAAATTTTGGCAATCGACTTAGACCAAAAGCCAAAAAGAAATCAAAAGATATTAGTCAAAGCTTACTCACAAGTCTATTATTCCAATCGCAAACGTCTCGTGGGAGGATATTATGCTTATGAACACTATCGAGAAGTGAAAGACTTGGGAAATTTTTGCCAGGGAAAGACAAATGAACAAGGCATTCTATTCTGTGAAGGAAAAGCACCGACTAGCGGAGAAGTTTTATTTGTCGCGGAAACAGAAGATGATCGCGGAAAGAAAACTAATTCTGGTTATTCGGTATACGTAGCTGATTCAGAAGAGATTTGGTTTGAGGCAAGTGATCACAATCGTATGGACATACTCCCAGAAAAGAATCACGCGGAGATTGGTGAAGTATTAAAAGTTCAATTGCGTTCTCCGTTTCGAGAAGCAAATGCCCTCGTAACAATCGAAAGAGAAGGAGTCATAGATTCTATGATAGTACCTGTTTCGGGGAAGGACCCTGTCATACAGATACCTATTAAAAAGGAGTATGCACCTAACATCTATATATCGGTTTTACTTTTACGAGGTCGAGTCGGTGAACCAAAACCAACAGGTTTAGTGGACCTCGCGAAACCTAGTTTTCGGCTTGGTTTAGCACCCGTACAAGTCGGTTGGAAACCCTTTCAGTTGCAAGTTCAAGTGGAGACTGAAAAAAACCAATACAAGGTGCGAGATTCTGTGACTGCCAAAATACAAGTCAAAGACTCTTTGGGTCGCATACCAAAGGCCGGTGGAGAGATCCTGGTTGCCGTTGTTGATGAAGCACTCTTAGAATTATCACCCAATCCTACCTGGAACTTAATAGAAAAGATGATGGGACTGCGTGGGCATGATGTAAGCACAGCGACGGCGCAGTCCCAAATCATAGGGAAACGGCATTTTGGTTTGAAAGCAAAACCTCCAGGTGGCGGAGGAGGCAAATCACCGACACGTTCTCTCTTCAATACTTTAGTTTTTTGGAAAGGAAAAGTTCTCTTGGACAAAGATGGTAAAGCAAGTGTCAGTTTTCCTTTGAACGACTCCTTGACTTCTTTTAAAATTGTAGCAGTTGCTAGTTCAGGGGTTTATGAATTCGGCACCGGCACAAAGAGCATCCAAACCAACCAGAACATCCAATCGTTCTCAAGCCTTCCAGAAGTGGTTAGAGAAGGGGATCGATTCCAACATGAATTTACACTACGCAATGCAGGGGAAGAAAGCCAAGCCGTGAAGGTGATTCTATCTGTTGTCGATACAAATCTTGGAACAGGAAAAAAGTCAGAAGCGAAAAAAGAGAGCCAAGAGGAGACTCTTCTTCCTGGTAGTACAAAACCTTTTGTTTGGCTATGGGAGGTTCCGAAAGGCATCCAAGAAAGAGAATTTCTCTTGGAAGTGAAGGATACTTCTGGCCAAATATTAGATAAATTATCAATAAAACAAAAAGTACAACCCGTACTCAAAGAATCAGTTTTTATGGCAGGGTTCCAACAGTGGGAGACAAAGATACAGGAAACTTTAAAATCTCCAGAGGACGCAGAAGGAGAGAGTAACTTCAAAGTATCAGTAAGCCCAACATTATTCGGAAATTTTAAGACTGTAGAGAGCTATTTCCAAACCTATCCATACCATTGTCTGGAACAAAGAATCTCTCAAGCGATTGGATTAAAAGATAAGAATCGTTGGTCATCGATCGATGATGAACTATCCTCATATTTAGACGAGAACGGCTTAGCTAAATTTTTTCCGAGCATGAACCATGGCAGCGAACTGCTCACAGCTTATGTATTAACTTCTGCAAAATTGGCCGGTTACGAATGGAAGCCAGAGGTCAGCCAACGAATGTTAGAAGGACTGAATGGGTATTTAGGAGGGTATGTACCGGGAGAGCCTTGGTCTTTTGGAGCCGATACGATTCTACGACGGATCATTGTAACGGAAGCAATTTCTCGCTACCATGTTTTAAAATGGGACCAAGTGTCCTCATTGGCAAACCAGATAGAACTATTGCCTACTTCTTCACTAGTGGACCTCTCCGAAATCCTATCTAGAACCGAAAACGTGAACCCAACTGTAAAAAGTCGTTTGGCCAATGCGCTCAGAAATCGATTGAATTTGCAAGGGAGTGAAATGGGAATCGCTGATCAAAATTTCCCATCACCATGGTGGATCCTTGGTTCTAAAGATTATACCAGTGCTAGGCTATTGATCTGGACTTTACGTGAGCCGTCGTATGAGAGAGACCGGTCACGTTTGGTCAAAGGGCTCTTAAAACGGCAGATCAGAGGTCGTTGGGATACCACTCTAGGAAATGCCTATGCGGTTCTTGCTTTAGGGATGGCAGCAAAACTTCTGGAGTCAGAAAAGGTAGAAAGTGGATTTTTGAAACTCAGAGAATCCAATCGAGAGATAGCTCTAGACCCAAACAAACGAGATAGTGTTTCCATAGCCGTAAAATCCCAGGAAAAATCTTTAGAGATAGACTATGATGGAAAAGGGAAACCTTGGGTGTTTTGGCAAGCAAGCTCTAAAATTCCACTCAAAAAACCATTGAATGCTGGTTATTCGGTAAATAGGACCATCCAAGCTGTCTCGCAGAAAACAGAAGGTAAGTTTACAAGAGGTGATGTCATTCGAATTCGTTTGGAAATCCAGGCAGACTCTGACAAAACGTGGGTGGTTTTGGAAGATCCCATCCCGTCTGGCAGCATACATATGGGACGAGGCCTTAGCCGCGAATCTAAGATGCTAGAATCTGGTTCCATTTCGCAAGTGGATACAGTCAGTCCTTCCTGGGAAGAGAGAACCTTTTCTCTGTATCGTGCTTATTTCGAATACCTTCCACAAGGCAAACATACGATAGAATACCAAATCCGTCTTGGGCAGGCAGGGAGCTACTCTTTGCCAAATGTAAGGGTAGAGGCAATGTATTCGCCAGAGGTTTTTTCGGAAAGCCCAGTTCCCGCGATGCAGATTTTACCCTAG
- a CDS encoding sulfatase family protein: MFPARSFLKHFLVPTFYLSLFLYLFFLAFNTSFHIMGVDVSEYLKEYLGDFFGVYFFSTLRVFGAQFLSICLLGSVYYFAFFWKKERIYLKNIAPILFVSLFLSLCHSMVSFPQIYGEFFYFRHIWAKPFLYFLTNHFHPNLFLVGLSLLYLLPLLKILVTFYQKKTKESAFFLMHCLVSLLIFKHGQMVFGILYVLSLPLFLQRIEAIHRKTYVFFLSVVIALFFLPWFSRKLDRFTNSGSEKNVPIILISADSLRYDKLGFVNGNPKISPSLDAFAKEAVVFHDHHTTIPRTFPSWTDLLTGHFSMSHWIRDMFPAKEEQIRIGRSPFETIPQILNREGYRSYVLGGFAADIFPRANFGYSETLTPNFNARIMTVQRTLESQLLLLPILTGSYFGMGKFIEEVDGLSTWGDGTRYCHSFEEILDRNPDHSVFITYFSSVVHFPYSPPYPHYQKFTDPDYYGNYKYLKFVDPSVAEHPNPEDVNQIRNLFDSSVYAFDEEFRRMMESLKERGLYDRSLVIVTADHGEALFEDIHGQGHGEHLRGEAVTHIPLLVKFPKGHRLGAPRDIHVPTSSIDLFPTLLAFQGLPLPSERPGSNLLGFLEGNELPADRAVYSETGIWFSDKGDHFFQKQRIPYPNILQLHRVVAEEDYQIMITDLGFRETIAFSKHRSLQTSQYKLIYIPTRQGVIWELYDRKKDPLNQKNLYPLGEVGPKLKRQLFGLVQKWEGGVQAGDYLLPGSLRNTDQ, encoded by the coding sequence ATGTTTCCAGCCAGATCCTTTCTAAAACACTTTTTAGTCCCTACATTCTATCTTTCCCTCTTTCTATATCTCTTCTTTTTGGCATTCAATACATCCTTTCATATCATGGGTGTAGATGTTTCCGAATACTTAAAAGAATATTTAGGTGATTTTTTTGGAGTATACTTCTTTTCCACATTACGTGTATTTGGTGCTCAGTTTTTAAGTATTTGTTTGTTAGGATCTGTTTACTATTTTGCCTTCTTTTGGAAAAAAGAAAGGATATACCTGAAAAATATAGCGCCCATTTTATTTGTAAGCTTGTTTCTCAGTTTATGCCACTCCATGGTAAGCTTTCCGCAAATTTATGGAGAATTTTTTTACTTCCGCCATATTTGGGCAAAACCTTTCTTATATTTTTTGACAAACCACTTCCACCCAAATCTGTTCTTGGTTGGACTATCACTTCTCTATCTCCTTCCTCTGCTGAAGATACTTGTCACTTTTTACCAAAAGAAAACAAAAGAATCTGCATTTTTTCTAATGCATTGCTTAGTTTCCCTATTAATCTTTAAACATGGGCAAATGGTTTTTGGAATTCTTTATGTTTTGTCTTTGCCGCTATTTTTGCAGAGGATAGAAGCCATCCACCGAAAGACCTATGTATTCTTTCTATCAGTCGTGATAGCACTCTTCTTTTTGCCATGGTTCAGTAGAAAATTAGATCGATTCACAAATTCTGGAAGTGAAAAGAATGTTCCTATCATTTTGATTTCTGCAGATTCACTGCGTTATGACAAATTAGGTTTTGTAAATGGAAATCCAAAGATCAGCCCTAGCTTAGATGCCTTTGCAAAAGAAGCTGTTGTTTTCCATGACCACCATACAACCATTCCGCGAACCTTTCCGAGTTGGACGGATCTACTCACGGGACATTTCTCAATGAGCCATTGGATTCGAGATATGTTCCCAGCCAAAGAGGAACAGATAAGAATCGGAAGGAGCCCCTTTGAAACCATTCCGCAGATTCTGAACCGAGAAGGGTATAGATCTTATGTGTTGGGTGGATTTGCAGCTGATATCTTTCCTAGAGCTAATTTTGGTTATTCGGAAACTTTGACACCAAATTTTAATGCGAGGATCATGACCGTCCAGAGAACACTAGAATCTCAACTCTTGCTTCTGCCTATCTTGACAGGTTCTTATTTCGGTATGGGCAAGTTTATAGAAGAAGTCGATGGGCTTTCGACTTGGGGTGATGGGACGAGGTATTGCCACTCCTTTGAGGAAATTCTAGACCGAAACCCCGACCATTCGGTTTTCATTACTTATTTTTCCAGTGTAGTTCATTTTCCCTATTCTCCACCATACCCACACTACCAAAAGTTTACGGACCCAGACTATTATGGAAATTATAAATACTTAAAATTTGTCGATCCATCCGTCGCCGAACATCCAAACCCGGAAGATGTAAACCAAATCCGTAATTTATTTGATTCCTCAGTGTATGCCTTTGATGAGGAATTCCGAAGGATGATGGAATCTCTGAAAGAGAGAGGTTTGTATGACAGATCTTTGGTCATAGTTACCGCTGACCATGGAGAAGCTTTGTTCGAAGACATTCATGGCCAAGGCCACGGAGAACACCTAAGAGGAGAAGCTGTCACACACATCCCCCTATTGGTTAAATTCCCCAAAGGCCACCGCTTAGGGGCTCCCAGAGATATCCATGTCCCGACTTCCTCCATCGATCTTTTCCCAACTCTCCTTGCCTTCCAAGGCTTGCCCCTCCCATCAGAACGACCCGGCAGCAATCTTTTGGGATTTTTGGAGGGAAATGAGCTACCCGCCGACCGAGCAGTGTATTCTGAAACTGGGATTTGGTTTTCCGACAAAGGAGATCATTTTTTCCAAAAACAAAGGATCCCGTATCCGAATATCCTACAACTGCACCGAGTGGTGGCAGAGGAAGACTACCAGATCATGATCACAGACCTTGGCTTTCGGGAAACCATTGCCTTTTCCAAACACCGAAGCCTCCAAACTAGCCAATACAAACTTATCTACATCCCCACCAGGCAGGGTGTGATTTGGGAACTCTACGACCGAAAGAAAGACCCTTTGAACCAAAAGAACCTCTACCCACTCGGAGAGGTGGGTCCGAAACTAAAACGCCAACTTTTTGGACTCGTGCAAAAATGGGAAGGCGGAGTCCAAGCGGGAGATTATTTACTTCCTGGATCATTGAGAAATACTGACCAATAG